The genomic segment GCGGCACGATCGTGCTGGTCGCGCACGAACTCGGCCCGCTGCGGCCGCTCATCGACCGGGCCGTCGTGGTGCACGAGGGCCGCATCGCGCACGAGGGCGCGCCGCCCGAGCCGGCCGGTCACCACGCCGAGCCCGACCACGACCACGTGCACCCGCACGCCGTGCCGCCCGCAGCCGGCATCTGCGTGGCCCCCGCCGACCGGATCGCGGCGAATTAACATGGACCTTTTCCAGTACGACTTCATGATCCGGGCCCTGCTGGGCGCGCTGATCATCGGCCTGGCCGCACCCGCGCTCGGCATCTACCTGGTGCAGCGGCGGCTCTCGCTGATCGGCGACGGCATCGGTCACGTGGCGCTGACCGGTGTGGGTGTCGGCCTGCTGTTCAACCAGTCCCCCGTGATCAGCGCGGTGATCGTCGCGGCGATCGGCGCGGTCGGGGTCGAACTGATCCGCGAACGCGGCCGCACGTCGGGCGACCTCGCGCTGGCGCTGCTGTTCTACGGCGGCATCGCGGGCGGCGTGGTGCTGGTCGCGCTCTCCGACAACGCCAACAACAACAGCCTGGTGCAATACCTGTTCGGCTCGCTGATCACCACATCGCCGCAGGACATCGTGGTGATCGCCGGGCTCGGGGCGGCCGTGCTGGTGGCGATGCTGGTGTTCCGGCCCGCCCTGTTCGCGGTCTGCAACGACGAGGAGTACGCGCGGGTCAGCGGCCTGCCGGTGCGCGCGCTCAACCTGCTGATGGCGGTGACCACGGCCGTCACGGTGACGATCGCCATGCGTACGGTCGGTCTCCTGCTCGTCTCCGCCCTGATGGTGATCCCGGTGGCCGCGGCGCAGCAGGTGACCCGCGGTTTCCGCACCACCATGGCCGCGGCGATGGCGATCGGCCTGGTCGCGGCCGGGGTCGGCGTGATCGTCTCGGCCGAGGCCGACACCCCGCCCGGCGCCACCACCGTGATCCTGGCGCTGGCCCTGTTCGTCGCCATCACCGTCGGGGCGGCCGGCCTGCGGATGGCCCGGCGGCGCGCCCACCCGCCACGCGAGGTGGAACCGCCCGACGTCGTTCTGCAGGAGGCACCGGTCCGATGACGACGACGAGCGGTTACGAGGCGTACGAGTCGGCCGGTGAGCTGCTGCGCGCCCTGTCGGCACCGATCCGCGTGGCGATCGTGGCAGAGTTGGGGGTGGGCGAGCGCTGCGTCCACGAGTTGGTCGAGAAGCTAGGCGCACCGCAGCCACTGGTCTCCCAGCACCTGAGGGTGCTGCGCGGCGCCGGGGTGGTCCGGGGTGCACGCCGGGGCCGGGAGATCGCATACTCGCTGGTGGACGATCACGTGGCGCACATCGTCGCCGACGCGGTCAGCCACGCGAGGGAGGTCAGGTCGTGAGTACCGAGCAGAACGTCGCGCAGCGCAACACCAAGCAGCGCTCCGCGGTGAGCGCCGTGCTGTCGGAGGCCGAGGGTTTCTACAGCGCGCAGGAGCTGCACGCCCGGCTGCGGGAACGGGGTGAGCGGGTCGGCCTGACCACTGTCTACCGCACCCTGCAGGGGCTGGCCGACGCGGGCGAGATCGACGTGATGCGCCCGCCCGGCGGCGAGCACCTCTACCGCCGCTGCAGCCAGGGTCACCACCACCACCTGGTGTGCCGCGAGTGCGGCCGGGCAGTCGAGGTCGAGGGCCCGGCGGTCGAGTCGTGGGCCGACAAGGTGGCCAGCCGGCACGGGTACGTCGACGTCTCGCACACCATGGAGATCTTCGGCACCTGCCCGGACTGCGCGGCCAAGCACTGAGTGGGATTCTGTGCCGGTGAAGCCTTACGCCGACCGGCTGCCCACCGCCGTACGTCAGCTCCTCACCGACATCGTCGTGGTTCTGTGGGTCTATCTCTGGGTCCGCGCGGCTCTGTGGGTCAACGACATGGTCGAGAAGCTGGGCGTGCCGGGCGCCAAGCTGGAGAGCGCGGGCGGTGGCATCGCCGACAACCTGACCGACGCCGGCAACAAGGTCGGTGACGTCCCGCTCGTGGGCGACCAGCTGGTCAAGCCGTTCACCGGCGCCGCCGAAGCCGCCCGCTCCTTGGCCGAGGCGGGCCGTCAGCAGCAGGACGTCGTCGACACGATGGCGATCGTCGTGGCGCTCGTGGCGGTGGCCGTTCCGCTGGCGCTCGTGCTCTTCGGGTGGCTCCCGCTGCGGCTGCGGTGGATGCGCAGGGCCGCGGTGGCTTCCGCCGTACGGGATCAGCCCGCCGGACGCGACCTGCTGGCCCTGCGCGCGCTGGCCTCCCAGCCCTTGAACCGCCTGGCCAAGCTGGGCCCCGACATCGCGCAGAGCTGGCGCAACGGTGACGCCTCGGCGGTCGACGCGCTGGCCGAGCTCGAACTCAAACGGCTCGGCCTGCGGTCTCGCCGGGGGTGACGTCCTCGCCGCTGACCTGCTCGTCCTCCTCCTCGGCGTCCTCGTCGATCCAGTTGCGGCGGAAGAACGGGAAGGCCGCCCAGAACGTCAGGAAGAAGACGGCCGCGATGCCCGCGAAGACGAACGCGATCCACCGGGTCAGGATGAAGTCGAGCACCAGCAGCACGCAGGAGACCATCGACACGAGCAGGAACGCGAGGCCGCCGCTGAGCAACCGATGGGCGTAACGCACCAGTTCGGGCTTGCGGCCCTGACGGAACAGCGCCCGGTGGAACGCGACCGGCCCGATGATCATCGCGGTCGAGGCCGCGGCGGCGAGCAGCGCCACCACGTACGTGTCCTTCTGGAACTGCGTGACCCGCGGGAAACCGCTGCTGAAAGGCAGGGTCAGCAGGAACGCGAACAGGATCTGGATGCCGGTCTGAACGACCCGCAGTTCCTGCAACAGGTCAGCGAAATTCCGGTCCCACCGCTGCTTCTCGGTCTCGTGCCCGAGCCGTGCCTTCTCACCCGACATGACGCTGCGGTTTCCCCTGAATCAACGGAAATCAAACTACGCCTATCCGGGCGAGGGCGGCGTCGGCCAGCGCGGCGGAGGCTTGCTCGGGCACCCAGTGGCTGACCCCGCGCAGTGCGACCATCTGATAGTCCGCCTCCACCCAGTCCCGGGTGCGCAGGGCGGCGGTGAGTGAGACCACTCCGTCCTTGTCGCTCCAGACGTACGTGGTGGGGACCCGGATGATGCCGGGGGTGTCGGGCGAGCTTCCGGTCGTCGCGCGATACCAGTTCAGGCCGCCGGTGAGCCGGCCCGGATCGGTCTGCATCGACTCCACGTACTTGTCGCCCCCGCCCCCGATCGGCCGGAACATCGCGCGCAGCACAGCGCCGTCACGTGCCAGCAGGAACCGCTCGGCCACCTGGGACTGGAAGACTTTGAAGTACGCCATCCGCGCCCGCTGCGACGCCCGTACGCGCAAAGCCAGGCCCAGCGCCTTGGGGTGCGGCACCGACACCGCGGTCAGCGTGCGCACCCGCTCCGGGTAGCCCGCGGCCAGCCACCAGCCCACGACCGCGCCCCAGTCGTGCCCGATGACGTGCGCGGACTCGATGCCGAGGGCGTCCAGCACGGCCACCGCGTCGGCCGTCGGCTCGGACATGCGGTAAGCCCCGACGTCGGCCGGGCGCGCGCCGGGCGAGGTGCCGCGCTGATCCACGGCGTACGTCCGTAAGCCTTTGGCATGCAGCCGCGGCGCGAGCAGATCGAACTCGCGATGATCCTGCGGGAAACCGTGCAGCAGGAGCACCGGCTCGCCGCCGGCCGGGCCACCCTCGTAGACGTCGAAGGTCAGGCCCCGCGCCTTGATCTCCATGTGATCACTCCCTCGCTGTCCCTGGACCGCCGCCGGTGTTAAGTTCATCGAAACACACAGGTTTTTCCGACAGGGGAGCGCACAGCGCTGAGAGTGCGGGCAACCGCAGACCCTCGCACCTGATCTGGGTAATGCCAGCGCAGGAAGTTCGGTCTTTCTCCAGCCGCGCCGTGTCCGGGTTCACGCCCGGCGACGGCGTGCGTCTCCTCCCGGTACCCACTGGGAGGTTCTCACATGAACACCAACCGTTGGCGGACGATCGACATCGTCATAGCCTCGATCGTCGCCGTGGCCTTCGGCGTCATCTTCTGGGCCTGGGGCCTGCTCTACAACGGCCCCGCCGATGCCATCCCCCTGCCCGGCCGCGCCCTGCTCTACGGGGTGTGGCTGGTGCCGGCCGTGCTGGGCGCGCTGATCGTGCGCAAACCCGGCGCCGCCTTCTACACGCTGTCGCTGGCCGCCCTGGTCTCGGTGGCGATCGGCACGAGCTGGGGCTGGACCATCGCCGTGCAGGGCCCGCTCGAAGCCCTCGGCGCCGAGCTGGTATTCGCCCTCTTCGCCTACAAGGTGTACCGCCTGCCGGTCGCCCTGCTGGCCGGGGCGGCGGCCGGCATCGTGGCCGCGGTCTACGACGTCTTCGTCTGGTACCCGGACACGGCGTGGGGTTCTTTCCGGATCCCGTACGTGCTCCTGACCGCGGCGTCGGCGCTGGTCATCGCGGGGCTCGGCAGTGTGCTGCTGACCCGGGCGCTGGCCCAGACCGGCGTCCTGGACCGGTTCCCGGCGGGCCGTTCGCGCGCGCTCGTCTGATTTGGTGTCATTCAGTTATGAGTGAGGTCGTCCTCCGCGGTTTCGGCTGGCGGCACGCTGGTCGCCGGGCCTGGGCCGTCCGCGAGGTCGACCTGACGATCACCCACGGCGAACGGGTGCTCCTGCTCGGTCCCTCCGGGGCGGGCAAGAGCACCCTGCTCGCGGCGCTGTCCGGCCTGCTCCCGGAGGACTCGGGTGAGGCCGAGGGCACAATCGAGATCGACGGCCTCGACCCGCGCAAAGCCCGGGAGAAGTCCGGCATCGTCTTCCAGGACCCGCAAACCCAGCTCGTGATGGCCCGCAGCGGCGACGACGTGGCGTTCGGGCTGGAAAATCGCGGCGTGCCGGCCGCGCAGATCTGGCCGCGGGTCAGCGACGCGCTCGACCGGGTCGGCTTCCCCTACCCGATCACCCGCTCGACCAGCGCACTCTCCGGCGGCGAGGCCCAACGGCTGGCGCTGGCCGGCGTGCTGGCCCTGCGGCCGGGGCTGCTGCTCCTCGACGAGCCGACGGCCAACCTCGACCCGGCCGGCGCGGCCCTCGTACGGGAATCGCTCGGCTCCTTGCGCGACACCACCACGGTGCTGGTCGAGCATCGGGTGGCCGAGGCGTTACCGCTGGTCGACCGGGTGGTGGTGCTGGAACCGGGCGGCGGGATCCGGGCCGACGGCGCGCCCGAAGTGGTGTTCGCGGCCTACGGCGACCGGCTCGCCGACGAAGGCGTGTGGGTTCCGGGTTTCACGATTCCGCCACTCAAGTCGGCCACGGCGGCCACCCCCGACCTCGTACGGGGGGAAAATCTTGCGCTGGCGCACCGGCTCGCGCCGGTGACGCTCGGGGTGGGCACCGGCGAGGTGCTGGCGGTGACCGGGCCCAACGGAGCGGGCAAGTCGACGCTGGCGCTGCTGCTGGGCGGTCTGCTGGCGCCGACGTCCGGGCGGATCAGCGGATTCGGCGACCGGCGCCCGCCACACAAATGGCGGGCGGCCACACTGACCGGGCGGATCGGGTCGGTCTTCCAAAACCCGGAACACCAGTTCGTGACATCCCGGGTCGCCGACGAACTGGCGGTGGGCCCACGCCGGCTGGGCCGCCCGGCCGCGGCGGTCACGACGGTGGTGACCG from the Paractinoplanes abujensis genome contains:
- a CDS encoding alpha/beta fold hydrolase, coding for MEIKARGLTFDVYEGGPAGGEPVLLLHGFPQDHREFDLLAPRLHAKGLRTYAVDQRGTSPGARPADVGAYRMSEPTADAVAVLDALGIESAHVIGHDWGAVVGWWLAAGYPERVRTLTAVSVPHPKALGLALRVRASQRARMAYFKVFQSQVAERFLLARDGAVLRAMFRPIGGGGDKYVESMQTDPGRLTGGLNWYRATTGSSPDTPGIIRVPTTYVWSDKDGVVSLTAALRTRDWVEADYQMVALRGVSHWVPEQASAALADAALARIGVV
- a CDS encoding ArsR/SmtB family transcription factor: MTTTSGYEAYESAGELLRALSAPIRVAIVAELGVGERCVHELVEKLGAPQPLVSQHLRVLRGAGVVRGARRGREIAYSLVDDHVAHIVADAVSHAREVRS
- a CDS encoding ABC transporter ATP-binding protein, whose amino-acid sequence is MSEVVLRGFGWRHAGRRAWAVREVDLTITHGERVLLLGPSGAGKSTLLAALSGLLPEDSGEAEGTIEIDGLDPRKAREKSGIVFQDPQTQLVMARSGDDVAFGLENRGVPAAQIWPRVSDALDRVGFPYPITRSTSALSGGEAQRLALAGVLALRPGLLLLDEPTANLDPAGAALVRESLGSLRDTTTVLVEHRVAEALPLVDRVVVLEPGGGIRADGAPEVVFAAYGDRLADEGVWVPGFTIPPLKSATAATPDLVRGENLALAHRLAPVTLGVGTGEVLAVTGPNGAGKSTLALLLGGLLAPTSGRISGFGDRRPPHKWRAATLTGRIGSVFQNPEHQFVTSRVADELAVGPRRLGRPAAAVTTVVTDLLDRLRLTKLAGANPYTLSGGEARRLSVATALATAPRLLVLDEPTFGQDRKTWIELVTLLATLRDDGHGILAVTHDDDFVQTVADRTFPLGEARLRDPLPQRRRPRP
- a CDS encoding Fur family transcriptional regulator, with product MSTEQNVAQRNTKQRSAVSAVLSEAEGFYSAQELHARLRERGERVGLTTVYRTLQGLADAGEIDVMRPPGGEHLYRRCSQGHHHHLVCRECGRAVEVEGPAVESWADKVASRHGYVDVSHTMEIFGTCPDCAAKH
- a CDS encoding metal ABC transporter permease, with the protein product MDLFQYDFMIRALLGALIIGLAAPALGIYLVQRRLSLIGDGIGHVALTGVGVGLLFNQSPVISAVIVAAIGAVGVELIRERGRTSGDLALALLFYGGIAGGVVLVALSDNANNNSLVQYLFGSLITTSPQDIVVIAGLGAAVLVAMLVFRPALFAVCNDEEYARVSGLPVRALNLLMAVTTAVTVTIAMRTVGLLLVSALMVIPVAAAQQVTRGFRTTMAAAMAIGLVAAGVGVIVSAEADTPPGATTVILALALFVAITVGAAGLRMARRRAHPPREVEPPDVVLQEAPVR
- a CDS encoding DUF6328 family protein, with product MSGEKARLGHETEKQRWDRNFADLLQELRVVQTGIQILFAFLLTLPFSSGFPRVTQFQKDTYVVALLAAAASTAMIIGPVAFHRALFRQGRKPELVRYAHRLLSGGLAFLLVSMVSCVLLVLDFILTRWIAFVFAGIAAVFFLTFWAAFPFFRRNWIDEDAEEEDEQVSGEDVTPGETAGRAV
- a CDS encoding ECF transporter S component yields the protein MNTNRWRTIDIVIASIVAVAFGVIFWAWGLLYNGPADAIPLPGRALLYGVWLVPAVLGALIVRKPGAAFYTLSLAALVSVAIGTSWGWTIAVQGPLEALGAELVFALFAYKVYRLPVALLAGAAAGIVAAVYDVFVWYPDTAWGSFRIPYVLLTAASALVIAGLGSVLLTRALAQTGVLDRFPAGRSRALV